One Deltaproteobacteria bacterium DNA window includes the following coding sequences:
- the ahbC gene encoding 12,18-didecarboxysiroheme deacetylase: MIGISKLYCGAVEPSDALRYGRRMSDLPSHLLQFAQDKKPVVVWNVTQACNLKCVHCYAQAKAGAGRDELSTGEAMALIDDLAVFGAPVLLFSGGEPLMRPDLTALIKHAVKKGLRAVLSTNGTLIGRDKAVELKDLGLSYVGISLDGLGEVNDRFRGVSGAFDMALSGMANCQEAGLKVGLRFTMNKRNVAEIPGIFNLLEEKDIPRVCFYHLVYTGRGSALMEEDLSHWETRDALDLIMDRTRDLHDRGLPKEVLTVDNHADGPYLYLRMLREKSPRASGVLELLKMNQGNSSGLGIGCVSWDGRVHADQFWRSHTFGNVRERPFSEIWTDSSITLLAQLKEKKNYVTGRCQTCYWLDVCGGNFRARAEAVFGDPWAPDPACYLTDEEIKGVY, from the coding sequence ATGATTGGTATCTCCAAATTATACTGCGGCGCGGTCGAACCGTCCGACGCCTTGCGTTACGGCCGCCGCATGAGCGACCTGCCTTCACACCTCCTCCAGTTTGCCCAGGATAAGAAGCCGGTCGTGGTCTGGAACGTGACCCAGGCCTGCAACCTCAAGTGCGTCCACTGTTACGCCCAGGCCAAGGCCGGGGCCGGGCGGGACGAACTGTCCACCGGTGAGGCCATGGCCCTGATTGACGATCTGGCCGTCTTTGGCGCACCGGTCCTGCTCTTTTCCGGCGGGGAGCCCCTGATGCGGCCCGACCTGACCGCGCTGATCAAGCATGCCGTCAAGAAAGGCCTGCGGGCGGTGCTGTCCACCAACGGCACTCTTATCGGCAGGGACAAGGCCGTGGAACTGAAAGACCTGGGGCTTTCATACGTGGGCATCAGCCTCGATGGGCTGGGCGAGGTCAACGACCGCTTCCGGGGCGTTAGCGGGGCCTTTGATATGGCCCTGTCCGGCATGGCAAACTGCCAGGAGGCCGGTCTCAAGGTCGGCCTTCGCTTCACCATGAACAAACGCAACGTGGCTGAAATTCCGGGCATCTTCAATCTCCTGGAGGAAAAGGACATCCCCCGGGTCTGTTTTTATCACCTGGTTTACACCGGCCGCGGTTCCGCCCTGATGGAGGAAGACCTCAGCCATTGGGAAACCAGGGACGCCCTGGACCTGATCATGGACCGCACCAGGGATCTTCATGACCGGGGTCTGCCCAAGGAGGTCCTGACCGTGGATAATCACGCCGACGGACCCTATCTTTACCTCCGCATGCTCAGAGAGAAATCTCCGCGGGCCAGCGGCGTGCTCGAACTGCTGAAGATGAACCAAGGCAACAGCTCCGGCCTGGGCATCGGCTGCGTTTCCTGGGACGGCCGGGTCCACGCCGACCAGTTCTGGAGGAGCCATACCTTTGGCAACGTGCGGGAGCGGCCTTTCAGCGAAATATGGACCGACTCCTCCATCACCCTCCTGGCTCAGTTAAAGGAAAAAAAGAATTACGTCACCGGCCGGTGCCAGACCTGTTACTGGCTGGACGTCTGCGGCGGGAACTTCCGGGCGCGGGCCGAAGCGGTCTTTGGGGACCCCTGGGCCCCGGACCCGGCCTGTTATTTGACCGATGAGGAGATTAAAGGAGTTTATTGA
- the hemB gene encoding porphobilinogen synthase: protein MYFPEYRARRTRRTETLRRMVRETSLSVDDLIYPLFVVPGSNVKTPISTMPGQYHFSVDRLVDEVAAARDLGIPAVILFGLPETKDEVGSSAYDPQGIIQRALTAIKEKVEDILLISDVCLCEYTSHGHCGVLKGHEVDNDPTLELLAKTALSHVQAGADMVAPSDMMDGRVAEIRSVLDEKGFTHIPIMSYAAKFASAFYGPFREAAQSAPAFGDRRSYQMDPSNIREALREVAMDIEEGADIIMVKPAMAFMDVICRVREEFNLPLAAYSVSGEYAMIKAAAEKGWIDEKQVVLELLTGIKRAGADMILTYFALQVASWLKE from the coding sequence ATGTATTTTCCTGAATATCGTGCCAGGCGGACGAGGCGCACCGAGACTCTCCGGCGCATGGTTCGTGAAACCTCGCTGTCCGTGGACGACCTGATCTACCCGCTTTTTGTCGTCCCGGGGTCCAATGTCAAGACGCCCATCTCGACCATGCCCGGGCAGTATCATTTCTCGGTGGACAGGCTAGTTGATGAAGTCGCGGCGGCGCGTGACCTGGGCATCCCGGCGGTGATACTATTCGGCCTGCCTGAAACCAAGGATGAGGTTGGGTCCTCGGCCTACGATCCGCAGGGGATCATCCAGCGGGCCTTGACCGCAATTAAAGAAAAAGTCGAGGACATACTCCTCATTAGCGACGTCTGTCTCTGCGAATATACCTCCCACGGACACTGCGGCGTCCTGAAAGGCCATGAGGTGGACAACGACCCCACCCTGGAACTGCTGGCTAAAACTGCCTTGTCGCACGTTCAGGCCGGAGCGGACATGGTCGCCCCTTCGGACATGATGGACGGCCGGGTGGCTGAGATCCGGTCGGTCCTGGATGAAAAGGGGTTTACTCACATTCCGATCATGAGCTACGCCGCCAAATTCGCTTCAGCTTTTTACGGGCCTTTCCGGGAAGCGGCCCAGTCGGCCCCTGCCTTTGGAGACCGGCGAAGCTACCAGATGGACCCGTCCAACATCCGGGAGGCCTTGCGCGAGGTGGCCATGGACATCGAGGAAGGCGCGGACATCATCATGGTCAAGCCGGCCATGGCCTTTATGGACGTCATCTGCCGCGTCCGGGAGGAGTTTAACCTGCCTCTGGCCGCCTACAGCGTTAGCGGGGAGTACGCCATGATCAAGGCTGCGGCTGAAAAAGGCTGGATTGATGAAAAACAGGTGGTGCTCGAGCTCCTGACAGGGATCAAGCGTGCCGGCGCGGACATGATCCTGACCTACTTTGCCCTTCAAGTGGCGTCCTGGTTAAAGGAATGA